The Cydia splendana chromosome Z, ilCydSple1.2, whole genome shotgun sequence genome window below encodes:
- the LOC134805242 gene encoding protein SCAI: MVANVAMNTSLDDHGRKVIIEFCHLLEKSKQLFNGLRELPQYGHKQWHSHFGRTFDVYTKLWKFQQQHRAILDSKYGLKRWQIGEIASKIGQLYYHFYLRTSETAYLNEAFSFYYAIRGRCYYTKACKEDKCELMVKKLRYYARFIVVCLLLKKIKLVRELIKELDRQIIEYGNTYDPDDQMEWTVVVDEVKAFIQAEPVISVIHPDNHPVILSHRLSSLTTPPVERSPQMTLSLQEVLIIGSSSLQAKFSELTIDMFRMLQTLEREPSGQPQHMYDDSPRQRFISNPTLPTSKGYNLENGPRRDSPHKFLLFKPSPSQVLVYLASGCNDLPPSGALLLYISADGQIVSASKHPEEMGYEVGGLITTSRSDIHRDCVKEPKSAAAGVSAPKYKEQQCLHPGDLYPFTRRPLFIIIDSDNSCVFQHIPRHFGQPLVILMSPLDVPQPFQENKQQGNLFTIFLTTPLTAFAYICDIHTMSLNHWDRAQGFVDTFMAEASQIVTRSRIDIMYIMFMGDDYLRLLLLRFVFCEVTLRLHRAFRSRTQLTRASPPLPEEILDHPTLVHIVLDLAMNLQARGHFHDPGSAGPSQGKD; the protein is encoded by the exons ATGGTTGCGAATGTTGCAATGAATACCTCCCTTGATGACCATGGAAGAAAGGTCATCATTGAATTTTGCCATCTTCTCGAGAAATCGAAACAGTTATTTAACGGTTTAag AGAACTTCCCCAATACGGACACAAACAATGGCACTCGCATTTTGGCCGAACGTTCGACGTGTATACCAAACTTTGGAAGTTTCAACAGCAACACCGCGctattcttgacagcaaatacGGTCTCAAACGGTGGCAAATTGGGGAGATTGCTTCGAAAATTGGTCAACTTTACTATCACTTCTA CCTTAGAACAAGTGAGACGGCGTACCTCAATGAAGCGTTTTCATTTTACTACGCCATAAGAGGACGGTGCTACTATACAAAAGCGTGCAAAGAAGATAAATGTGAATTAATGGTCAAAAAATTAAGATATTATGCAAGGTTTATTGTAGTATGTTTGCTtctcaagaaaataaaattagtacGAGAGTTGATTAAAGAGTTAGATAGACAAATAATAGAATATGGGAACACGTATGACCCAGATGACCAAATGGAGTGGACCGTTGTCGTAGATGAGGTAAAAGCTTTTATTCAAGCGGAACCGGTCATATCGGTTATACATCCCGATAACCATCCCGTGATCCTTTCCCACAG GCTCAGCAGTCTGACTACCCCACCTGTAGAAAGATCACCTCAAATGACTTTGTCTCTTCAAGAAGTTCTGATAATAGGAAGTAGTTCATTGCAAGCCAAGTTTTCTGAACTCACCATAGATATGTTCCGAATGCTTCAAACGCTCGAGAGAGAACCGTCGGGGCAGCCGCAACACATGTACGACGACTCGCCGCGGCAACGATTTATTTCCAATCCTACACTGCCTACAAGTAAAG GATACAATTTGGAGAATGGCCCGCGACGTGACAGCCCTCACAAATTTCTACTATTCAAGCCATCGCCAAGCCAAGTGCTAGTGTACCTGGCAAGTGGCTGCAACGATCTTCCTCCCAGCGGTGCTCTGCTGTTGTACATCTCTGCAGATGGGCAGATAGTCTCAGCCTCAAAACACCCTGAAGAAA TGGGTTACGAGGTCGGTGGGCTTATCACGACCTCTCGAAGTGACATTCACAGGGACTGCGTGAAAGAACCAAAAAGCGCGGCCGCCGGCGTCTCGGCCCCCAAATACAAGGAGCAGCAATGCTTGCACCCCGGGGACCTGTACCCCTTCACGCGGAGGCCCTTGTTCATCATCATCGACTCGGACAACTCCTGCGTGTTCCAACATATACCGCGTCACTTTGGACAACCTCTTGTTATCTTAATGTCGCCTTTAGATGTCCCACAGCCGTTTCAAG AAAACAAACAGCAGGGCAACCTTTTCACCATTTTCCTGACAACACCATTGACTGCCTTCGCGTACATCTGCGATATACACACCATGTCGTTAAACCACTGGGATCGGGCTCAGGGATTCGTTGATACATTCATGGCTGAAGCATCACAGATTGTGACCAGAAGTCGCATCG acATAATGTACATAATGTTCATGGGTGATGATTATCTGAGGCTTCTGCTGCTCCGCTTCGTGTTCTGCGAAGTGACGCTGCGACTGCACCGGGCCTTCCGCTCCCGCACGCAGCTCACGCGCGCCTCGCCGCCTCTGCCCGAGGAGATCCTAGACCATCCCACGCTGGTGCACATTGTGCTAGACCTGGCTATGAATTTACAG GCCCGCGGCCATTTCCACGACCCCGGGAGCGCCGGACCATCGCAGGGCAAGGACTGA